TAATCAGTTTGGATATGTTGCGGTTGAGCGAATATTGGGCAAGTTTCATGACCCCTTAGTTGATGACCGGTTACTCATCCACCGCTACCAGCTTCCCAGACGCTTTCCCCGGGGTAGCAGGCAGTTGGCAAAAAAGCTTGCGGTTCCAGTCTGTAAATCAGAGCTGAAAAAAAGAACTGATTTCCGTCACCAGCAGTTTATTACCATTGATGGAGATACCGCCAGAGATTTTGATGATGCTGTGGCCGTCGATCAACTCAATGATGGTGGTTTCCGCTTATATGTCAGTATTGCCGATGTCAGTCATTATGTAAAACCAGGATCTATTCTTGACCGGGAAGCCTGCCGGCGCGGCACCAGTATCTATTTACCAAACCGTTGCATCCCCATGTTACCGGCAGAGCTCTCAAATGGTATTTGCAGTCTGCAGCCGGGACAGGATCGACTGACCATTACGGTTGTAATGGAATTTGATCATGCCGGAGGTCGAATCAGGGAATATTTTTGTCCCTCGGTTATCAACAGTAAGGCCAGATGGACCTATGCCATGGCTGCCGGGGTACTTGAAGGAAAGATTGACGCCAAATCTCTGCCTGCCCGATACCGCAATACAGTCGGCAAGTTACGATTAATGGAAAAATTATGCCGACTACTGAAAAAACAGCGTGGGAAACGGGGCAGCGTAGATTTTGATCTTCCTGAAGCGAATATTTCATTTGATGTTCAGGGAAATATTGAAAAGATCAGCCCCGCTTCGCATACCATTGCTCACCAGTTGATTGAAGAATTCATGTTGTCGGCTAATGAGACGGTGGCGACTCATCTGACCTGGCTTGATTCTCCCCTGCTCTACCGGATTCACCCGCAGCCGGAAGCAAAAAAGATTTCTCAGCTGCTGGAAACCCTGAAATGTTTCGGTTTATCTCTTAAAGGCTGGCGCTCTGTTCACCCACGGGCTTTTCAGGAGCTGCTTCATCAGGCCGCTCACCTGCCCGTGGCCCCGGTTATCAACAAATTGTTGTTGCAGATCATGCAGAAAGCCTGTTACAGCCCGGCCAATTGTGGTCATTTCGGTCTGGCACTGAAACACTATACGCATTTTACTTCGCCCATCAGGCGCTATCCTGACCTGATGGTCCAGCGATTACTCAAGGGGAATCTGTGGCCTGAAAACCATAAAGAAGTGGATATTTCGATCGATAAACTAGTCAGTATTGGCGATGAACTGTCCGGCCGGGAACGATTGGCTGTTGAGGCCGAAAGGACTTCCCTGATGGTAAAAAA
This portion of the Pseudomonadota bacterium genome encodes:
- the rnr gene encoding ribonuclease R, whose protein sequence is MKKTVAGTIRVTNRSAFFIRDAGGALPLKLSYHDQLRYLFMDGDRLTASLRTDRRGRLQVLPVKIISRALSTIAGVVSSEDDSLFVIPFALPAISRFRLDGQESENLSDGDAVIARIIRYPSYNQFGYVAVERILGKFHDPLVDDRLLIHRYQLPRRFPRGSRQLAKKLAVPVCKSELKKRTDFRHQQFITIDGDTARDFDDAVAVDQLNDGGFRLYVSIADVSHYVKPGSILDREACRRGTSIYLPNRCIPMLPAELSNGICSLQPGQDRLTITVVMEFDHAGGRIREYFCPSVINSKARWTYAMAAGVLEGKIDAKSLPARYRNTVGKLRLMEKLCRLLKKQRGKRGSVDFDLPEANISFDVQGNIEKISPASHTIAHQLIEEFMLSANETVATHLTWLDSPLLYRIHPQPEAKKISQLLETLKCFGLSLKGWRSVHPRAFQELLHQAAHLPVAPVINKLLLQIMQKACYSPANCGHFGLALKHYTHFTSPIRRYPDLMVQRLLKGNLWPENHKEVDISIDKLVSIGDELSGRERLAVEAERTSLMVKKLFYLEKHTDEMFSGLISGISEAGLFITLEQILADGLLPFRNLDDYYVVRDDRLHAVGEQSGKIYSIGDRLQVCLAAVDPVKCRLDLCLPEGERGKSSKKTFTGRKKGQTYRRRKMR